Proteins encoded by one window of Acuticoccus sp. MNP-M23:
- a CDS encoding NADH-ubiquinone oxidoreductase-F iron-sulfur binding region domain-containing protein: protein MSEVIVEGRRGERHARRNPATPKGRQVDETALADVHALLGPLPIRRDLLIEALHLIQDGTGCLRARHLAALAEIFRLSQADVHAVASFYHHFEIVADDDVPPPVTIRICDGLPCQMAGAAALTEAVTARADPARLRVVTVPCIGRCDTAPAAHVGHRAVDRASAEWLFNVASGPLAARVPDYESLSAYRDAGGYQTLARVLSGEISREDAIAAMSDSKLRGLGGAGFPAGKKWGFVRGYPGPRLMTINGDEGEPGTFKDRYWLERHPHRMLEGALIAAHVVEAERIYLYMRDEYQAVLQILRSEIAALQSAGLSRHAPIELRRGAGAYICGEESAMIESIEGKRGLPRHRPPYIAEVGLFGRPTLNHNIETLLWVPTILSDGAEAFAAKGWDENHAGLRSYSVSGRVAEPGVKLAPAGIPVIRLIEDYCGGMAPGQRLKAFLPGGASGGILPASMADLPLDFGTFERHGGFVGSHALIVLSDQDSIHDAAVNLMRFFRHESCGQCTPCRSGTDKMVRMLEAGDLDRDLAEELMVVMRDSSICGLGQAASNSVAHLLRHFPEDVL, encoded by the coding sequence ATGTCTGAAGTCATCGTCGAGGGACGTCGCGGAGAGCGGCACGCCCGGCGCAATCCGGCAACGCCGAAGGGGCGGCAGGTGGACGAGACCGCGCTGGCCGACGTGCACGCGCTGCTCGGCCCGTTGCCGATCCGGCGTGACCTTCTGATCGAGGCGCTGCATCTGATCCAGGACGGCACCGGATGCCTTCGCGCCCGCCATCTGGCGGCCCTTGCCGAGATCTTTCGGCTGTCGCAGGCCGACGTTCATGCGGTGGCAAGCTTCTACCACCATTTCGAAATCGTGGCCGACGATGACGTCCCGCCGCCCGTCACCATCCGGATCTGCGACGGGCTGCCCTGTCAGATGGCGGGCGCCGCGGCGCTGACGGAAGCGGTCACGGCGCGCGCCGACCCTGCGCGGCTTCGCGTCGTCACCGTGCCCTGCATCGGCCGCTGCGACACGGCGCCCGCGGCCCATGTGGGCCACCGCGCGGTCGACCGTGCCAGCGCCGAATGGCTGTTCAACGTGGCGTCCGGCCCGCTCGCCGCCCGCGTGCCGGACTACGAAAGCCTGTCCGCCTACCGCGATGCCGGCGGCTATCAGACGCTGGCGCGCGTCCTGTCCGGCGAAATCAGCCGTGAAGACGCCATCGCCGCCATGTCGGACTCAAAGCTGCGGGGCCTTGGCGGCGCGGGGTTCCCGGCTGGCAAGAAGTGGGGTTTCGTGCGCGGCTATCCAGGTCCGCGTCTGATGACCATCAACGGCGACGAGGGCGAGCCCGGCACCTTCAAGGACCGCTACTGGCTGGAGCGGCACCCGCACCGGATGCTGGAGGGCGCGCTCATTGCCGCGCATGTGGTGGAGGCGGAGCGCATCTATCTTTACATGCGCGACGAGTATCAGGCGGTGCTCCAGATCCTGCGCAGCGAAATTGCGGCGTTGCAGTCCGCCGGGCTTTCCCGCCATGCGCCCATCGAGTTGCGGCGGGGCGCGGGCGCCTACATCTGCGGCGAAGAATCCGCGATGATCGAGAGCATCGAGGGCAAGCGCGGTCTGCCCCGCCACCGGCCGCCCTACATTGCCGAAGTCGGCCTGTTCGGCAGGCCGACGCTCAATCACAATATCGAAACGCTGCTTTGGGTGCCGACCATCCTGTCAGACGGGGCGGAGGCCTTTGCCGCCAAGGGATGGGACGAGAACCACGCCGGCCTGCGTTCCTATTCCGTCTCCGGCCGTGTCGCCGAGCCGGGGGTGAAGCTCGCCCCTGCCGGCATTCCGGTGATCCGGCTGATCGAGGATTATTGCGGCGGCATGGCACCGGGGCAAAGGCTGAAGGCCTTCCTGCCGGGCGGTGCATCGGGCGGCATTCTGCCGGCGTCCATGGCCGATCTTCCGCTCGATTTCGGCACGTTTGAAAGGCATGGCGGCTTCGTCGGCAGCCATGCGCTCATCGTGCTGTCCGACCAGGACTCCATCCACGACGCGGCGGTGAACCTGATGCGCTTTTTCCGGCACGAAAGCTGCGGCCAGTGCACCCCGTGCCGCTCCGGCACCGACAAGATGGTGCGCATGCTGGAGGCAGGCGATCTCGACCGCGACCTTGCCGAGGAGCTGATGGTGGTGATGCGCGACAGTTCCATCTGCGGCCTGGGGCAGGCAGCGTCCAACTCCGTTGCCCACCTTCTGCGTCATTTTCCGGAGGACGTGCTTTGA
- a CDS encoding S-(hydroxymethyl)glutathione dehydrogenase/class III alcohol dehydrogenase, whose protein sequence is MDCRAAVAFEANKPLEVTTVQLEGPREGEVLVEMKATGICHTDEFTRSGADPEGIFPAILGHEGAGVVVDVGPGVKHLKKGDHVIPLYTAECRECEYCLNPKTNLCQKVRSTQGQGLMPDGTSRFSINGKPLYHYMGCSTFSNYSVLPEISLAKIREDAPFDKVCYIGCGVTTGIGAVIYTAKCEIGSNVAVFGLGGIGLNVIQGAKMAGCDRIIGIDLNEDKVALARKFGMTDFINPDKVGRDKVVQAITDLTNGGVDYSFECIGNVHTMRQALECCHKGWGESVIIGVAPAGAEIATRPFQLVTGRVWRGSAFGGARGRTDVPRIVDWYMEGKINIDDLITHTMPLDDINKGFDLMHAGESIRSVVLY, encoded by the coding sequence ATGGATTGCCGCGCCGCCGTCGCCTTCGAGGCGAACAAGCCGCTCGAGGTGACAACCGTACAGCTCGAAGGGCCGAGGGAGGGCGAGGTGCTGGTCGAGATGAAGGCCACAGGCATCTGCCACACCGACGAGTTCACCCGCTCCGGCGCCGACCCTGAAGGCATTTTCCCGGCCATTCTGGGCCACGAAGGCGCGGGCGTTGTGGTCGACGTCGGCCCCGGTGTGAAGCATCTGAAAAAGGGCGACCACGTCATTCCGCTCTATACGGCCGAATGCCGCGAGTGCGAATACTGCCTCAACCCCAAGACCAACCTTTGCCAGAAGGTCCGCTCCACGCAGGGCCAAGGCCTGATGCCGGACGGCACCAGCCGCTTTTCCATCAACGGCAAGCCGCTTTACCACTACATGGGCTGCTCCACCTTCTCCAACTACTCGGTGCTGCCCGAAATCAGCCTCGCGAAGATTCGCGAAGACGCGCCGTTCGACAAGGTCTGCTACATCGGCTGCGGCGTGACCACCGGCATTGGCGCGGTGATCTACACCGCCAAATGCGAGATCGGATCCAACGTGGCCGTGTTCGGCCTTGGCGGCATCGGCCTCAACGTCATCCAGGGCGCGAAGATGGCCGGCTGCGACAGGATCATCGGCATCGACCTCAACGAGGACAAGGTGGCGCTGGCCCGGAAGTTCGGCATGACCGACTTCATCAACCCGGACAAGGTGGGCCGCGACAAGGTGGTCCAGGCCATCACCGACCTCACCAACGGCGGCGTGGACTACTCGTTCGAGTGCATCGGCAACGTCCACACCATGCGCCAGGCGCTGGAGTGCTGCCACAAGGGGTGGGGCGAATCGGTCATCATCGGCGTTGCCCCGGCAGGCGCCGAAATTGCCACCCGGCCGTTCCAGCTCGTCACCGGCCGCGTCTGGCGCGGCTCAGCATTCGGCGGCGCCCGCGGACGGACCGATGTGCCCAGGATCGTCGACTGGTACATGGAGGGGAAGATCAACATCGACGATCTCATCACCCACACCATGCCGCTCGACGACATCAACAAGGGCTTCGACCTGATGCACGCCGGCGAATCGATCCGTTCGGTCGTCCTCTACTGA
- the fghA gene encoding S-formylglutathione hydrolase yields the protein MEIISKVAAHGGRQLVVKHASRATDTDMTFAVFLPPQADRSPCPVLWYLSGLTCTHANVMEKGEYRKAAARHGIIVVCPDTSPRGEGVADADGYDLGKGAGFYVDATEEPFSQNYNMKTYVQDELPEAIADNFPVDMARQGIFGHSMGGHGALTIALRHPRRFRSVSAFAPIVAPSQVPWGQKAFPAYLGNDKAQWRRHDAVALIEDGARVADILVDQGDADNFLAEQLKPELLKKACADASIPLKLRMQPGYDHSYYFISSFMADHIDWHAERLKRR from the coding sequence ATGGAAATCATCTCGAAAGTCGCCGCGCACGGCGGACGGCAACTCGTCGTCAAGCACGCGTCACGCGCGACGGACACGGACATGACCTTCGCCGTCTTCCTGCCGCCGCAGGCCGATCGCTCGCCGTGTCCCGTGCTGTGGTACCTGTCCGGCCTCACCTGCACCCACGCCAACGTGATGGAAAAGGGCGAGTACCGGAAGGCTGCCGCCAGGCATGGCATCATCGTGGTCTGCCCCGACACCAGCCCCCGCGGTGAAGGGGTCGCCGATGCGGACGGCTACGACCTTGGCAAGGGCGCCGGCTTTTACGTGGATGCGACCGAGGAGCCCTTCTCGCAGAATTACAACATGAAGACCTACGTGCAGGACGAGCTGCCCGAGGCGATTGCCGACAATTTCCCGGTGGACATGGCGCGCCAGGGCATTTTCGGCCATTCCATGGGCGGGCACGGCGCGCTCACCATTGCGCTGCGCCACCCCCGCCGCTTCCGCTCGGTGTCCGCATTTGCGCCCATTGTGGCGCCCTCGCAGGTGCCGTGGGGACAGAAGGCATTTCCGGCCTATCTGGGCAACGACAAGGCCCAGTGGCGGCGGCACGATGCGGTCGCCCTCATCGAGGACGGCGCCCGCGTCGCGGACATTCTGGTCGACCAGGGCGACGCGGACAATTTTCTGGCCGAGCAGCTCAAGCCGGAGCTTTTGAAAAAGGCCTGCGCCGATGCCAGCATCCCGCTCAAGCTGCGGATGCAGCCCGGCTACGATCACTCCTACTACTTCATCTCCAGCTTCATGGCAGACCACATCGACTGGCATGCCGAGCGGCTGAAGCGCCGCTGA
- a CDS encoding VOC family protein: protein MAINRLDLVAVVVPDYDAGIAFYCGVLGLALVRDEKVDEMKRWVVVSPGGGGGILLARAADQRQQGRIGDQTGGRCFLFFHADDFAADHAWLLAAGVEFLETPRSEPYGMVAKFRDPFGNVMDLIGPA, encoded by the coding sequence ATGGCCATCAACCGCCTCGACCTCGTTGCCGTGGTGGTGCCGGATTATGATGCCGGCATCGCCTTTTACTGCGGCGTTCTGGGCCTCGCGCTGGTGCGCGACGAGAAGGTAGATGAAATGAAGCGCTGGGTGGTCGTGTCCCCCGGCGGAGGCGGTGGGATCCTCCTGGCCCGCGCGGCGGATCAGCGCCAGCAAGGCCGCATCGGCGACCAGACCGGCGGCCGCTGCTTCCTGTTTTTCCACGCGGACGATTTTGCCGCCGACCACGCGTGGCTTCTCGCCGCCGGCGTCGAATTTCTGGAAACGCCGCGCAGCGAGCCCTACGGCATGGTCGCCAAGTTTCGCGACCCGTTCGGCAACGTGATGGACCTGATCGGCCCGGCCTGA
- a CDS encoding aminotransferase class III-fold pyridoxal phosphate-dependent enzyme produces MNAFDRREAGAHADGLLARRLANVGAASVLFYRQPIEMVGGRGAWLEAADGTQYLDFYNNVPSVGHGHPRVVKALQKQIAALNINSRYLHRTTETYLERLTATLPDHLSNVAMTCTGSEANDLAIRVATANTGGTGFIVTETAYHGNTSAVIEISPSSLKRGKPPAHVKTVPAPSARNYGDDIEGGFARHVKRAINTLKRRGYPLAGFVADSIFSSDGVYPGPPGFLAPAVAAVHAAGGLYVADEVQPGFGRTGNMWGFERHGVSPDIVTMGKPMGNGYPMAAMVTTPALLDRFCEDIGYFNTFAATPPAAAAGLAVLEVIEKEKRVAHAGTVGAYLLERLKAVQAGDARLADVRGAGLFLGADLCRDGDPALPDGDLATRVTNGLRERRVLIGAAGPAGHTLKIRPPLCLTTDEADFFADALAATLAAV; encoded by the coding sequence ATGAACGCGTTCGACCGCCGGGAGGCCGGGGCGCACGCGGACGGGCTGCTGGCCCGGCGCCTGGCCAATGTGGGCGCCGCATCGGTGCTGTTCTACCGCCAGCCGATCGAGATGGTGGGCGGCCGCGGTGCCTGGCTGGAAGCTGCCGACGGCACGCAATACCTGGACTTCTACAACAACGTTCCGTCGGTCGGTCACGGCCATCCGCGGGTGGTCAAGGCGCTGCAGAAGCAGATCGCAGCGCTCAACATCAACTCGCGCTATCTCCACCGCACCACCGAAACCTACCTGGAGCGGCTGACCGCAACCCTGCCGGACCACCTCTCCAACGTGGCAATGACCTGCACGGGCAGCGAAGCCAACGACCTTGCGATCCGCGTTGCCACCGCCAACACCGGCGGCACCGGCTTCATCGTCACCGAGACGGCGTATCACGGCAACACGTCGGCGGTGATCGAGATCTCGCCGTCGTCGCTGAAGCGTGGCAAGCCGCCGGCCCATGTGAAAACCGTGCCGGCGCCATCGGCACGCAACTATGGCGACGACATCGAGGGCGGCTTTGCGCGCCATGTGAAGCGGGCCATCAACACGCTGAAGCGCCGCGGCTATCCGCTGGCGGGGTTCGTGGCCGACTCGATCTTTTCCAGCGATGGCGTCTACCCCGGTCCGCCCGGCTTTCTGGCACCGGCGGTGGCGGCAGTGCACGCCGCCGGCGGGCTTTATGTTGCCGACGAGGTGCAGCCGGGCTTTGGCCGCACCGGCAACATGTGGGGCTTTGAGCGGCACGGGGTTTCGCCGGATATCGTGACCATGGGAAAGCCGATGGGCAACGGCTACCCGATGGCCGCGATGGTGACCACGCCCGCGCTGCTGGACCGCTTTTGCGAGGATATCGGCTACTTCAACACCTTCGCCGCAACGCCGCCTGCGGCCGCGGCCGGTCTTGCGGTGCTGGAGGTGATCGAGAAGGAGAAGCGCGTTGCCCATGCCGGTACGGTGGGCGCGTATCTGCTGGAGCGGCTGAAGGCCGTGCAGGCCGGTGATGCGCGGCTGGCCGATGTGCGCGGTGCGGGGCTCTTCCTCGGCGCGGACCTTTGCCGCGATGGCGACCCGGCCTTGCCCGATGGCGACCTTGCCACGAGGGTCACCAACGGCCTGCGCGAACGCCGCGTTCTGATCGGCGCCGCCGGACCCGCCGGGCACACCCTCAAGATCCGCCCGCCGCTCTGCCTCACGACCGACGAGGCCGACTTCTTTGCCGACGCACTGGCCGCGACCCTCGCGGCGGTCTGA
- a CDS encoding phosphotransferase has protein sequence MAGLYEDKFIEELRRGAQSLVSEWGLSEHADVSLLTVSENATFRADAAGQAPVILRVHRPGYHTRREIESELAWIEALRADRVVDIPAPLVCRSGGHIAGFDADGAGRDVVAFAFMPGVEPAHGEGLVAGFRQLGAINARLHGHARSWQAPEWFERKVWNFDTTVGALPHWGDWRAAIGLTAEGRALLEETTTVLRDVLAEYGTGRDRFGLIHADLRLANLLVDETGHIGVIDFDDCGFGWFMYDFAAAVSFFEEDPALPAWQAAWLEGYRTVAPVNAAEEAMLPTFVMLRRLLLTAWLASHAETPTAQELGVGYTDGTLRLAKAYLAR, from the coding sequence ATGGCGGGGCTTTACGAGGACAAATTCATCGAAGAGCTGCGCCGTGGTGCCCAATCCTTGGTCAGCGAATGGGGGCTGTCGGAGCACGCCGACGTCAGCCTCCTCACCGTGTCGGAGAATGCCACATTCCGGGCCGACGCCGCCGGGCAGGCGCCGGTGATCCTGCGCGTCCACCGGCCCGGCTATCATACGCGGCGCGAGATCGAGTCGGAGCTGGCGTGGATCGAGGCGTTGCGGGCGGACCGGGTGGTGGACATTCCGGCGCCGCTCGTCTGCCGCAGCGGTGGGCACATTGCCGGGTTCGACGCGGACGGCGCGGGGCGGGACGTCGTGGCCTTCGCCTTCATGCCCGGCGTGGAACCGGCGCACGGGGAGGGGCTGGTTGCAGGCTTTCGCCAGCTGGGCGCCATCAATGCGCGGCTCCACGGGCATGCGCGCAGCTGGCAGGCGCCGGAATGGTTCGAGCGCAAGGTCTGGAATTTTGACACGACGGTGGGTGCGCTCCCCCATTGGGGCGACTGGCGGGCCGCCATCGGCCTCACCGCGGAGGGCCGGGCGCTGCTGGAAGAAACCACGACAGTGCTGCGCGACGTTCTGGCGGAATACGGCACCGGCCGCGACCGCTTCGGCCTCATCCACGCAGATCTTCGCCTTGCCAACCTTCTGGTGGACGAGACCGGCCACATCGGCGTGATCGACTTCGACGACTGCGGTTTCGGCTGGTTCATGTACGATTTTGCCGCCGCGGTGTCCTTTTTTGAGGAAGACCCGGCGCTGCCGGCCTGGCAGGCGGCGTGGCTTGAAGGCTATCGCACCGTTGCTCCCGTCAACGCTGCGGAGGAGGCGATGCTGCCCACGTTCGTGATGCTGCGCCGGCTCCTTCTCACCGCCTGGCTTGCCAGCCATGCCGAAACACCCACGGCGCAGGAGCTGGGCGTCGGCTACACCGACGGCACGCTGCGCCTTGCAAAAGCGTATCTTGCCCGATGA
- a CDS encoding PotD/PotF family extracellular solute-binding protein, translating to MSLTRRRFTQGAAALAGMGAFAGSRAALAQTSDRLNILCWEGYNTDDVLSPFRSANPGATVRAESGTSDPDMVNKLRAGEVKVWDLINLNQPWARQRLYPEGLIKPLDKARFMPYFEKYMTGFTNPPYPLAFADDGELIGMPQRFGPFSFVVNTDKISREMAEDQGWKLFLDPAMKDRYGVLTYDNWNVMHMCLTGDQDPFKPIEGAGLETFKSTAETIFGGAKLLSDDLVAMNTALINGEIDAYFTGGTYTASPARLDGLTNIRGITPRSGPLDGKGGVVWIELTSAVNNPDPSTLAEDFLEFVQQPEICKAVGFAEGTYNPVCQMGDQAVFDQWDADELDAIQWDSLEEEMANSVEYQVVASYDELSKIYNAAKRG from the coding sequence ATGTCGCTGACCCGCCGCCGCTTTACACAGGGCGCCGCCGCGCTCGCTGGCATGGGCGCCTTCGCCGGCTCCCGCGCCGCGCTGGCCCAGACGTCCGACCGGCTGAACATCCTGTGCTGGGAAGGGTACAACACCGACGACGTGCTCTCCCCGTTCCGCTCCGCCAACCCCGGCGCAACGGTGCGGGCCGAAAGCGGCACGTCCGACCCCGACATGGTCAACAAGCTGCGCGCCGGCGAGGTGAAGGTGTGGGACCTCATCAACCTCAACCAGCCATGGGCCCGCCAGCGGCTTTACCCCGAAGGCCTGATCAAGCCGCTCGATAAGGCGCGCTTCATGCCCTATTTCGAGAAATACATGACCGGGTTCACCAACCCGCCCTACCCGCTCGCCTTCGCCGACGATGGCGAGCTGATCGGCATGCCGCAGCGCTTCGGCCCGTTCTCCTTCGTGGTCAACACCGACAAGATCAGCCGCGAGATGGCCGAGGACCAGGGCTGGAAGCTGTTCCTCGATCCCGCCATGAAGGACCGCTACGGCGTTCTCACCTATGACAACTGGAACGTCATGCACATGTGCCTGACGGGCGACCAGGACCCGTTCAAGCCCATCGAAGGCGCGGGCCTTGAAACCTTCAAGTCCACCGCCGAAACCATCTTCGGTGGCGCCAAGCTCCTGTCCGACGATCTGGTGGCGATGAACACAGCGCTCATCAACGGCGAGATCGACGCCTACTTCACCGGCGGCACCTACACCGCCTCCCCGGCGCGGCTGGACGGCCTCACCAACATTCGCGGCATCACCCCGAGGTCCGGCCCGCTGGACGGCAAGGGCGGCGTGGTGTGGATCGAGCTGACGTCGGCGGTGAACAACCCCGATCCGTCCACCCTGGCGGAAGACTTCCTGGAGTTCGTCCAGCAGCCCGAAATCTGCAAGGCGGTCGGCTTTGCGGAAGGCACCTACAACCCGGTCTGCCAGATGGGCGACCAGGCCGTGTTCGACCAGTGGGACGCCGACGAGCTGGACGCGATCCAGTGGGACAGCCTTGAGGAGGAGATGGCGAACTCCGTGGAATACCAGGTGGTGGCCTCCTACGACGAACTGTCGAAAATCTACAACGCGGCCAAGCGTGGCTGA
- a CDS encoding ABC transporter ATP-binding protein, translating into MADTGAATTAPSEPAAQTNQPILTIAGLEKTFGTFTALHSVDLKVREGEFLTIVGPSGSGKSTLIRLLVGMDEPTEGTIWLRNQRIDTVPAAKRPTCMVFQSLALFPHRSVGQNIEFPLKIRGVGSAERKARALELLALLRLPSDYYGKRIQQCSGGEKQRVALARALAFDPEILFFDEPLSALDYRLRKTLEKELKDLHDRTGKTFVYITHSLEEAMVMSDRIAIMRAGRFEQIATPDEIYARPRSRFVAEFMGEVNLFEIRATEAGVTCDGVTLNPDAAARLGLAPGESGALVVRPETLHFLPPDGDADAIIEGTLHTEYALGSRHQYEVDLPGGGKLTAEVLREDRVNVGPGAPVRLGWDLATAHIIQES; encoded by the coding sequence GTGGCTGACACGGGCGCCGCGACCACTGCGCCGTCCGAGCCGGCGGCGCAGACCAACCAGCCGATCCTCACCATCGCCGGGCTCGAAAAGACGTTCGGCACGTTTACCGCGCTGCACAGCGTGGACCTCAAGGTCCGCGAGGGCGAGTTCCTGACCATTGTCGGCCCGTCGGGCAGCGGCAAGTCCACCCTCATCCGCCTGCTGGTGGGGATGGACGAGCCCACCGAGGGCACCATCTGGCTGCGCAACCAGCGGATCGACACCGTGCCCGCCGCCAAGCGGCCCACCTGCATGGTGTTCCAGTCGCTCGCCCTTTTCCCGCACCGCTCGGTGGGCCAGAACATCGAGTTCCCGCTGAAGATCCGCGGCGTCGGCAGCGCCGAGAGAAAGGCGCGCGCGCTGGAACTCCTTGCCCTCCTGCGGCTGCCGTCGGACTATTATGGCAAGCGCATCCAGCAATGCTCCGGCGGCGAGAAGCAGCGCGTGGCACTCGCCCGCGCGCTGGCGTTCGACCCCGAGATCCTGTTCTTCGACGAGCCACTCTCCGCGCTCGACTATCGCCTCAGGAAGACGCTGGAGAAGGAGCTGAAGGACCTTCACGACCGCACGGGCAAGACATTCGTCTACATCACCCACAGCCTCGAAGAGGCGATGGTGATGTCGGACCGGATCGCCATCATGCGCGCCGGCCGCTTCGAGCAGATCGCCACACCGGACGAGATCTATGCCCGGCCCAGAAGCCGCTTCGTTGCCGAATTCATGGGCGAGGTGAACCTCTTCGAGATCCGCGCCACCGAAGCCGGCGTGACCTGTGACGGCGTGACCCTCAATCCGGATGCCGCTGCCCGCCTCGGTCTTGCGCCCGGCGAGAGCGGCGCGCTGGTCGTCCGCCCCGAAACGCTGCACTTCCTCCCGCCCGACGGCGATGCGGACGCCATCATCGAGGGCACGCTCCACACCGAATATGCGCTCGGTTCGCGCCACCAGTACGAGGTAGACCTGCCCGGCGGCGGCAAGCTCACCGCCGAAGTTCTGCGCGAGGACCGGGTGAATGTCGGCCCCGGCGCGCCGGTGCGGCTCGGGTGGGATCTTGCCACCGCCCACATCATTCAGGAGAGCTGA
- a CDS encoding ABC transporter permease, with protein sequence MERHDRRLGALSAAPVAVLLGLGFLAPLLVVAAFSVMPQGVFSLANTPDFSSYAEFVRQGYWKSLAWSLGMALAATLILFLVAWPLAYGLAKIFGRFTLVLTIFVVLSLFVSENIRLFGWVLTLMKGGLIEGHWRAWTGEGFDGLLYNVPVIVFGLVYVYFPFMLFPLAQGIAMVPDDARQAAADLGASRWTILREIELPLAAPGIVVGCLLCFVLSAGAIAESKLLGGQAVIVIGDDIETAFTYGQNWPLGSAIAVVLIVIIGAFALFGISRVDLDAVMGRKR encoded by the coding sequence GTGGAACGACACGACCGCCGCCTTGGCGCCCTTTCGGCAGCACCCGTCGCGGTTCTTCTCGGACTTGGCTTTCTGGCGCCACTTCTTGTGGTGGCGGCGTTCTCGGTCATGCCGCAGGGCGTCTTCTCGCTCGCCAACACGCCGGATTTCTCGTCCTATGCCGAGTTCGTGCGGCAGGGGTACTGGAAGTCGCTCGCATGGTCGCTCGGCATGGCGCTGGCGGCGACACTCATCCTCTTTCTCGTTGCGTGGCCGCTGGCCTACGGCCTGGCAAAAATATTCGGCCGCTTCACGCTGGTCCTGACCATCTTCGTGGTCCTCTCGCTGTTCGTGTCCGAAAACATCCGCTTGTTCGGCTGGGTGCTGACGCTCATGAAAGGCGGCCTCATCGAGGGCCACTGGCGCGCGTGGACCGGCGAGGGCTTCGACGGCCTCCTCTACAACGTGCCGGTCATCGTGTTCGGTCTCGTCTACGTCTATTTCCCGTTCATGCTGTTTCCGCTGGCACAGGGGATCGCCATGGTGCCGGACGATGCGCGCCAGGCCGCCGCCGACCTCGGCGCCTCCCGCTGGACCATCTTGCGCGAGATCGAACTGCCGCTGGCCGCCCCCGGCATTGTCGTGGGGTGCCTCCTCTGTTTCGTTCTCTCCGCGGGCGCCATTGCCGAATCGAAGCTTCTGGGCGGACAGGCGGTCATCGTCATTGGCGACGATATCGAAACCGCGTTCACCTACGGGCAGAACTGGCCGCTGGGGTCGGCGATTGCCGTCGTGCTGATCGTCATCATCGGCGCCTTTGCCCTCTTCGGCATCAGCCGGGTGGATCTTGATGCGGTGATGGGGCGCAAGCGCTGA
- a CDS encoding ABC transporter permease has translation MKPSRATTIALYVYGIVAILVLYLPLVSVGFASVSKARYLTFPIRRYATGWYAEAIESPTVHDLVATSLKVAVLVTIISMLVGFFGALAFARYHWRFRKTFQQLILLPIFFPQTVLGLALLMWFNAIGVIPSWHTAVIAHLVWIAPIATLIIAIRAYSFDAALEEAARDMGASTFVTLREVTIPLLMPGVISAGLFAFLLSWGNFPLSLFTTGADSTLPEWLYAKMVSGYSPLVPTVGILSIAASVLLLAVGLTVPWILRALRRTEPGD, from the coding sequence ATGAAGCCGTCCCGCGCCACCACCATTGCGCTCTACGTCTACGGTATTGTCGCCATTCTGGTCCTTTACCTGCCGCTGGTGTCGGTCGGGTTCGCGAGCGTTTCCAAGGCGCGCTACCTCACCTTCCCCATCCGCAGATACGCCACCGGCTGGTACGCCGAAGCCATCGAAAGCCCCACGGTGCACGACCTCGTGGCGACCTCGCTCAAGGTCGCGGTGCTGGTCACCATCATCTCCATGCTGGTGGGTTTTTTCGGCGCGCTGGCGTTCGCCCGCTACCACTGGCGCTTCCGCAAGACGTTCCAGCAGTTGATCCTCCTGCCGATCTTTTTTCCGCAGACGGTCCTCGGGCTCGCTCTACTCATGTGGTTCAACGCCATCGGGGTCATCCCCTCATGGCACACGGCGGTGATTGCGCATCTGGTCTGGATCGCGCCCATCGCGACGCTCATCATCGCCATTCGCGCCTACTCCTTCGATGCCGCGCTGGAAGAGGCCGCGCGCGACATGGGCGCCTCCACCTTTGTGACGTTGCGCGAAGTGACGATCCCGCTCCTGATGCCGGGTGTGATCTCGGCCGGGCTGTTCGCCTTCCTGCTGTCGTGGGGCAATTTCCCGCTGTCGCTGTTCACCACGGGTGCCGACTCCACACTGCCCGAATGGCTCTACGCCAAAATGGTATCAGGCTACTCGCCGCTGGTGCCCACCGTCGGGATATTGTCCATCGCCGCTTCGGTGCTGCTGCTCGCCGTCGGGCTGACCGTGCCGTGGATCCTGCGCGCCCTCCGGCGCACCGAACCTGGAGACTGA